The DNA region cttgttcagaccagtcgtgcatcatgtcgcgtagacctgcaaccatcttcggcctgttacgcccaaaatcacgatatatacctgggtcagtgaggccgttgtagaagcagtcgataatgtcctcttccgagatgttggcgatggtggcccgcacgtcgaagaaacgacgggtgtaggatcggaggagttcattgcgctcttgcttgcactgggcgaggtcatgccgggttcctgctcgggatatcgccccctggaagttgtcgatgaagaccttcttgaggccttcccaggagttgatggagtcgttggggaggctttccagccaagtcaacggtgcaggctccaaagccatttttaaagtagatgactttggtagtgttggagccgccagccacctcaatggcagtggagtaacagcggagccattgttggggggcctgcttgccgtcgtacttggtaataccaattggcttaaaaccctccgggtacttgtagttgttgaatctcgcagtgaacgtaGGGAaatgatcgctgcagtcagcatcgtctcgctcggctacctcgcgttcccatcgcctcgagtcgaggactgatcgggcatcgcgcccctcattgatcttctggcgaagatcaggttgttgacgtggagggttgggctgcctcgggttgtttgccgaaggtggctgccgcctcccaccggtgagctggcttccacccacgccatcattgttgttgctgcgttggggttgcgggcgattacctgttgttcgacttggggcctggcttcggctgtctccgacgtgctcgtccctgacaagcgatgccggagcctgctggtccaactggacccacgcccgttgggcatagatgagtgcttgtcggacgttggggtcgttgcttcgctcgagtaatgctgttacccgagcaatgttggccacaggagtcctgaagccatgttcatctgccgcggcgaattcggcgtcaagttcgcactgtgcggaacgtatgcgctcgttggctcgccttctccgaaccgcacgagctctgttccttgcccGTCGCGcatcgcgctcggcgtcgttctcgttctcggcttcagcggtgtcttcatcttctgatatgccatcaagtgcgccaatggggatgagggcatcatcgtccccctcttccgccatcaggacttggcgagttgcgagttcttcagagggggcttcgactagctcagtcgagccctcggttatggtagccaacgccctgccctcctgaaaaggcaaaggctcaaggtgggctaccaagcggtcttcatgtccgagtagatcggacagattcatccccctccaatgaacaattcatccttcagaggtggtggtgatcatcagcccacaagtggccaggtgatcctcagccccccgacatgcggtggcctcggaacctccagcctggagcaaagagtccaggtccttttccaacatggaaaaaggaacagcagagacagactctgcctcggtttccctggcagagtcaaaaaaacggcaactcgtcgagactatcgacaaagtcgtcaAGCCTTGAggcaagtgtttttagcttgaaggtgtcatcgacgatgtgccgacggaaaccgcctgcgccgctGGCAACGCAGActcacgagccaaaaacaaaggttgtgccctcagggagcacgggactagggaacttgaaaagagccatcgagttctccagcggatctctgatgcgcacccctacctggcgcaccagctgtcgggttttatccggctgcccaccgaggggtatacccaaggtggtaggttttcggTTGGGatgcaccgagatcaggaactcgaaggtgcagacaacacaagatttagacaggttcaggccgcaatatgcgtaatgccctacgtcctgtatgatggtttgtattgccttgatgttggtctggtgatcttggttttgagggggtccctgcccgcccttatatatccggggggacagggttacatgaatcctagtctgatactgacttaggaatcgtactcgagtacaactcgagtagtttccttctgtatcgactagttctactccgcatgcaggtagaatacaatataaataaggtacaggacacgtcctatcccctagcccaatacggactccttgatgtacacagccccgtggccccgggtctgacaccattgtctccttgttgtagtcccactctttgttgacttgctgaacaaccagaagtgaatcaccgtatacaagtagtcatggtaccaggaccagggggaatttgccgggctccgagaagctggtccattgatcgtcttgtgagaacgagatggggacctctgaccctcagagtggtcgtggtaccgccggctcgacggacatgatttctcagagtagtagtttctgttccctcctggaactgaactcttcgtcacctccgaagatgacgttgatggttttcgaggcatcttggaacttcgcgttgtgcgatttgtccccctGGTCGTCCTTTTCGGGCTCTTTATCCATTGCCTTGTTCTTCTTGTcattgctgggattgctgaatgtcctccgaaggttgtagcaatcgattgccacatgattggcacctggatgccatgggcatttcttctgcaagaggTTTTCGAATTGCTCCTGCGTcattgtcttcctgcctcgtggaggatgatccacagccacgacgaggtcgtctggcttgcactttcgggatgaacccgagtagtcccgctggctcttgtcggtacaGTTGTCATTTGTGCGTCTCGGGTTGTTGTcgttgcgcctcgggaaccgttcacgcatcttctcctcttgctcggaccaatcgtgcatcatgtcacgaagtcctgcaacagtttttggtctgttccgccaaaaatctctatagatgcctgggtcggtgagtCCATTGTAGAAGCAGACGATGATGTCCACTTTAGAGATGTTTGCAATAGTGGCTCATACGTCGAAGAAATGGCGTGTGTATGATCGTAGGACCTTgttgcgttcctgtttacattgagcaaggtcatgacgagtacctgcgcgagcgatcaccccctggaagttgttgatgaagactttcttaagcccctcctaggagtcgatcgagttgttgctgaagctctccagccatgtgagcagtgcagggtccaaagccatcggaaagtaaatgaccttggtggtgttggagcctcctgcgacttctatagtggtagagtaacatcgtagccattgctgagcaGCTTGTTTGCCgttgtacttggtgatcccaattgtcttgaagccctcagggtacttgtaactgtttAACCATGCTATGAACAGTGAAAAGCGATCACTTCCGTCGGTACCTtctggatcggctacttcatgctctctgcgtctggaatcaattatggatcgcgcatcacgtccttcattgattttctaGTGCAGGTCTTCAATGGGTAAGTCTTGAGGATTCCGATGGTTGGGATGATTAGGTTGttgcgggttgcctcctggaggtggctgctgcctcccgccgtGGCCTAACTTCCACGAGCATTGTCGTTATTATTGCTTCATTGAtgtcgaggatggccgcctgcCATTCGACTGTTAGCCTGGCTGTGGCTTTCGCCCATGTGTTCTTCTCCAATGGCTAATGCCGGGTTTTGTCGATCGAGCTAGATCCATGCTCTCTGCGCATAGCGAAGTGCTTGGagcaggtttggatcgttgctgCGTTCGAGTATGGCGGTTACCCTAGCGATGTTAGCAACAGGGGTTCTAAAGCCTCGCTTGCTCACGACGGCGAATTCGGTGTTCagttcacgatgcatagatcgtatGCGCTCGTGGACCCTCCTTCACCGGGctgcgcgggctctgttcctgacCTTCACGCCTCACACTCGGTGTCATTTTTgtcaccggcgttggctgtggcctcgttttcagatatcatgtcaagtgtttCGTTGGGTGAGAGGCCATCGTCCTCCCCCTCTTCTAGCATCAACACTTGGCGTGACATGAGTTCGccggagctcgcttcgactagctcggtcaaTTCTTCTGCtgtggtggctaatggcttgccctcctgaaaaggcaagggctcgaggtgtgccacgagtcgTTCTTCATCTTTGAGTAGgtcggagagtttcatgcccttccaatgcatgaaacgaccttctggggtggaggtgatcatcataCCATCATCACCAAGGCGACCCGCAGCCCCTGACATGCCGTGGCTTCGGGTTTCCTGATTTGGAGTAAAAAGCCCAAGTCCTTTCTCAATGTGGAGAAggactcggaattgttggcctcctgaggttCAGTGGCTGAATTGCGTGGATCGAGTCGTGATCAGCTATGCAAGTCCTTAGATTGGAGCGAGTCCGATCCGAGTGTGGTTTTTGCAACACGTGGTGGAGTCATGTTGAAAatagactcctcctcgatcttcctGGCGGAGCCATGGGTCAACAAGTCATTGAGATTGTTGACAAACTCATTGAGCTCGTTGTGAAAACTTGCTACGAGAGTTTTCGGTttcatgacgtcgatggtgaGTCGATGGAAATCGCCCGTGCCGTCTACAACATAGACCCATGAGCCGAAAATGAGCGTCGTGCCCTCGGGGAGCacagcactggtgaacttgaatgatgccatcgagttcaccggtggatcttcgatgcgcacccctacctggcgtgccagctgtcggtgttttaccgcctgcccaccgaggggtatactcgaggaggtgagttttaggtagggtgtcgccaagattaggaacttgaaggtgcaagcaacacgaggtttagacaggttcggaccatgatgtgcgtaataccctacgtcgtgtttggtggtttgtactGCCTTcagtgttgatgtgttttgagggggtccctgcccgctcttatatatctgggaggacAGGATTATATGAATcgtagtccgacactagcttaggaatcttactcgagtacaactcgagtagcttccttctgtatcgactagttctacttcgcatgcgagtagagtacaacacagataaggtataggacatgtcctatccacttttcctgtatgaactacattatgtacacagtcccgtagtcccgtaGCCACCAACATgtgagtaaaacctcctagCGCAGTTGTCAAGGGCCCTATTATGTCCAGTCTCCAGCATGCGAAtagccatgaaggtggtatggtgatgagaatGTCAGCCGGGACGTGGGGCTGCCTGCTGAAAAACTGGCAGTTGGTACACCAGCTGACGAGTTCTTTGGTGTCTGCCAAAGCCGTCGGCCAATAAAACCCAGATCTGAAAGCCTTCCCGACTAGCGTGCGAGAAGCAGCGTGGATCCCGCACatgccttcgtggatctcctgaagtatttctttgccttcctccatgcggacacacttcatgagtatgcctgatacTGATCCATGCTTGTATAGGTTGTCTCCAACCACAACGTACCCTTTGCTCCGCCTTAAGATGCATGCAGCCTCGGCACTCTTCTCGTTGATGCCAGgagggtagtttgtgctccttgatgaagtcgataaaagtcACCCGCCAGTCAACCTTGACAATCATGACCTCTCGGTCGGTTCTGTTGGATCCTGAGCGATGGTGCATTGATTTGGtatcttgatggatgggtgatgcaGCTCATGGACAAAAACTCTTGGTGGGACATCTGCTCGATCGGAGCCCAACTTTGAGAGCACATCCGCCCCCACATTGTTGTCGGgaatcacatgatgaatttccagacccgagaacttgttctcgagcttgcgtatctcTGCAATGTatgcgtccatggtgtccttgttgatatcccactccttgttgacttgttgggtCACCAGCAAGGAGTTGCCGTAGACAAGttgtcgcttgatgcctagagagactgccaggcgtagcccgtgcagtagtgcctcatactcggcttcattgtttgaGACCTTAAATAGTATCTGGAATATATATTTAAGTTGTTCTCCTATTGGATTGATGAAGAGTACTCCGGCACCACTgcctccgagcttgagtgagccatcaaagtacatgacccaattcTTTAGCAGGTTGGCTGGAgattccacttggttttctcgccattctaccatgaaatcgactagtgcttgcgacttgatggcAGTGCGAGGTTTGAAGTCGAGAGTAAGAGCCCccaattccactgcccacttggagatacgTCCAGTggcgtcccgattgtggagtatatcagccaatgggaaatcagtgTCAACTGAGATCTTATATGCGTCAAAGtagtggtgaagcttcctggaggtgatgagtacAGCGTAGAGTAGTTTCTAAATTGACAGGTaatgaaccttggattcagaaaggacttcACTAATGAAGTAGACTGGCCGTTGCAAATggaaggcatggccttcctcctagcattccaccacgattgccgtgctgatgacgtgagtagtcgcagtgatgtagagtagcaggttgTCGCCTGGTTGTGGAGCTGTGAGGATGGGGGGCGACTGCAAATGATGCTTAAGGTCTTCCAACGTCTGCTCCGCCTCCTCGGTCCATCGGAACTTGGCTTGTCGTTTTAGCAACTTGAAAAAGGGTAATCCCCGTTCTCCAAGtcacgagatgaatctgtttagggccgccatacagcttgtgagcttctggacatccttgatcgtcTGTGGAGCCCCCATGTAtgtgatggcggtgatctttTTTGGGTTCGCTTCAATGTGTGGGTCGGGAAGGGGTGGTGGGAGCacgaaggggtccttcgggcagtgtgtgttgagatcagtgtaatccacacatatcctccattcattattattctttttcaagactagtacagggttagctagccactctgggtggtagacttctttaataaagccagcggcgagtagttttgcttacttcttcttgatggcctccctcttgtctggAGCGATGCGTCGTAGTTGTTGCTTCTTTGGAGTGGCTTTGGGGTCAAATTTTAGGCAGTGATCAAACTCCTTGGGCACACTCGGCATATCCGCTAGTTTTCACACAAATATGTCACGATTGGCCCTAAGAATACtaatgagcgcgctttcctttTTGTCACTCAAACCGCCTCTGATCAAAGCTATCTTTGATGGGTCACCTTTTGatagctggatggccttgatgccgatgttgctggggttgggttttacCCTGGACTGGCTAGGCCTCTGATTGGAGACCTCCATCTCTGTGTCGGCGAGCTTCTGTGCAGCCGCAAAGGCTTCTACAGAAGGTTCTAGCATGCGTGATGTCAGGGCGTACTTGATCATCTCTTGGTCgtagtcatacgacttcttcaagtcaccacgGAATGTGAGTACCCCTGTCTTGCTATGCATCTTGAGTAGCAAATAGACATAGTGAGGTACGGCCATGAACTTGGCTAGAACTAGTCTGccgaggatggcgtggtatgaCGACTCGAAGTCGGCCACCTCAAACTTTATGTACTccgtgcggtagttgtctttgGTCCTAAAGGTAACTGGCAGGACCATCGAActgagtggtgtagccgcgttcCCTGGGAGAATACCGTAGAATGGAGCCTTGCTAGGGGTGAACATCTCGGTCATGttcagccccatcttcttcagtgtactcgtgaagagcaggttgaggctgcTCCCGCTGTCGATGAGTACTTGGGTCAACTAAGAGCTTGCCACGATAAGATCTAGGACGAGCAGGAATTTTCCTAGCTCGCAGAAGCTGGTCCACTAGTCCCCCTGGAGAAGGAGAttgggacctcgctgtatcttaGAGGTTTCTATATGGCTGGCTCGACAGAGAGGATCTCGCCAgagttagcttctgcacatgcTTCGAGGGGAAGCCGCCGTCTTCGCTGAGGATGATGTTGatgactgtggcagaaccgcctgaattaatcCAGCTTAAGTATGCTAACCATCACCACAGAGACAATCCGGGCTAACACGCACTTAGGACGAAGTAAAATGACAGTCTGtcaggtaacatcccgatgcaaccactggaatttcgatCCAAACAATATATACATACAACCCATATGAAGGTGAacccagagattacaacaatccataaattttacatcacagagttcaacatgaattattattacaaatcaaGTTCAAAATTATTCATAGCcaagtactttcagagtttaatatTGCAGTGGAAAATAAACGATAGTTCTAAcaacgatacaagatatcatgatgaagcccgtacatcACATCATTCAGCATTCTCATCGTTGGCTGGGGACGTATCTCATTTCACCGACCAACTAGaaggaagagtacacggccaagtcaaactagcaaccatatcatcaaaggt from Panicum hallii strain FIL2 chromosome 9, PHallii_v3.1, whole genome shotgun sequence includes:
- the LOC112872941 gene encoding uncharacterized protein LOC112872941, which produces MGLNMTEMFTPSKAPFYGILPGNAATPLSSMVLPVTFRTKDNYRTEYIKFEVADFESSYHAILGRLVLAKFMAVPHYVYLLLKMHSKTGVLTFRGDLKKSYDYDQEMIKYALTSRMLEPSVEAFAAAQKLADTEMEVSNQRPSQSRVKPNPSNIGIKAIQLSKGDPSKIALIRGGLSDKKESALISILRANRDIFV